The Candidatus Desulfovibrio trichonymphae region GGGCACGGCAGAGAACGGAAATTCCGCCCGCCCCATATTGCGGTGACCGCCCGCTTTGCCTATGTCATGAAAGCAGGCGTCGGCGAGGCGGCCTATGTCTCTTCCGCCGTCGCCGCGAAAGACTACTACAACTACGCTCCTGTCAACGACGCCGCTGACGGCAATCCAGCGCAGGCCGTGCACCTTTGTGAAAAAATCCGCCACGGCCACCAGCAGGTCCGCGCTGTTGACATTGTTCAGCGCGGCATATGCCCCGCTGCGGCAGTCAGTGAGCGAGCGGAAGGCGAGACCAAAGAGCGGCAGCCACTCACGCAGATATTCGCTACGGATGATCCTGCGCAGAAGGTTGTTGTCCGCATAACGCGAGAGCCATTGCCAAGCGCGCAGATCCCTGTCTCCACCGGCCCGTTCAAAGGTCGCCGTGTCGCTTCGGATGCCGTACAGCAGGGCCGTGGCGAGGCGGGCAGTAGGCCGTATTCGCAGGACGTGGAGAAAACGCGCCAGCATCGTACTGGCGGCGCCCAAGTCCGGACTGATAAAGCAGAACGTGTCCGCCGGAGCGGGGACGCAGGCTGCGTCGGGTGATGAAGGATGGTGGTCGATAATCAAGGAAAAGGGAATCTCTTCAAAAGCCTTGTTGTGGTGTGGCTGCGAATCCACAATAGCAAAATGTGTGTACTGTGACGCCTTTTCCGGCTGCCAGACTTTGACCGGAATGCGCAGATAGCGGATCATCGCCAGATTGTCCGGCCGAGTCACCGCATTGACGCGCATGATGTCAACGCTGTGCGTGCGGTGGAGCATGATGCGCTGCAGGGTCAGGGCGCAGGCCAGCGCGTCGGGATCGGCATTGATTATGATGCACCAGCGATCCGTCTTGTCAAGACTTTGCCGCCAGTGTTTTATGCGGGCAGTGTATTCGTTGTTCGTCATTTCTGTTCCCTGCCGGTATGCCCTGCGTTACCCGCCGCCTTGTCGGCACGGGCCGCAAATATGGGCAGCGCGGCTTTCACGCCAGGTCAGTGAAAAATTTTCGCCAGGTGCACGGCATGGTGGGGAAAACGAACCATTTGTTCCGGCAGATCTGAATCCAGCAGACAATCCTCACCATACCCCAAAAGATATTACACGTCCAGACAAAGGCCCAGCCCATAATCTCCAGGGAATCCGGCGCCCAGTTCCGCAATATCGCAACAGGCCACATTTTTCGGCAGCAATGGCATACGGCTGCGGCTGTGCGGTTCGCAACGGATTCGCCGCATTGCATATTTGTACGCGTATCTTTCACTGCCCATTGCCGCAATGGCTACAAAAGCTTTTGCACTGTCCATCCGCGCGTCTGTGCGGTTTCTTTTGCCTGCCGACCGCCAAGCACGCAGACAGCGCCTTTTTTTGCCACTTCCGCCAGCACGTCGGCAAATGCCCGAAAGTGCCTTGGCGTGACGGCGAACATTTCTTCGCGTATCTGCTGTCGGGTTTCGTCAGAATCGCGTGTCAGCCAGCGGAGCAAAGAGAGAGCCCCTTTTGCGTCGGGCAGCAAGTATGCGTCCATATCGCCGATGGCACCGACAATGGCGCGGGAGAGTTGTTCTGCGTCAGGAGTGACGCTACGCAGAAAATCGGCCATGCCGTCAAAGGCGGCCAGAGTCTGATCAACATTGGGGTCGCGGTAGGAGGAACAGACAAGCGTGCCGCTCAGGCGGTCCAGCCCGCAGGAGGTGCCGTAGGCACCGCCGCGCACGCGCACTTGCTCCCAAAGCCGGCCCATGCGCAAATAGCGCAGAATCACACTTGCCGAGCCGTGATAGCTGTAGCCCTGATCATAGATATTGGCGGCTTTGCCCACATAGTTGATCATGACAGGTGCCAGAAAGGCTTCGGCTTCCGGAAGGCTCATGGGCTGCGGCGGCAAGCTGTCGCCTTCCTCTCCTTCGGGAAGGGCGGCCAGCAGGGCACGCGCCTCGTTTTCGGCGCGGGCGATGCCGCAGCCCTCGGCCGTGCAGTCAAAAATTGCCCCGGCGCGGGCGAGGAGCAGACTGCGCAGTGTTTCCAAATCGCCGAGCAACGTTTCCGGCCGGGTTTTAAGCTGCTTGAGCAGATAGCGCACGGAATTAAGATATGTGAGGCCGCATGTGCGCTCGGCCAGAGCGTCCGCGCCGGTGAAGCGCGCGCGCAGCCTGAGGCTTACAGTCGCATTTCCGGCTGTCTGCAGAACGTATTCCAAACGGGCTTTCTCTTCCAGCAGCATCTGCTGCAGGCGTTCCGTCGCCGCTGCCGGGTCGTTCAAGTGCTCCAGCAAGATTTCCTGGAGGATTTGAAAAAGATCCGGAATTTTTTCATAAACCGTCTTTCCGGATATGCTCAAATAATTTATGATGCCGCGCTTGCCAAACGTTACGCCTGTCAGATGATTCGCCCCTACGCCGCCTGTTTTTGCCGCCACAAGTTCGCCGAATTGCGTAAAGTCGTGCCGTGCTGTTCCCAGTTCTGTGAGAGAGCGGACAAAAACAGGCAGCAGGGGGACGAGGTTGTCGGGCAAACGGCGTATGGGCAGTAAAAGAGAAATATAGGCAATGCCGTTGGTAGGCAGTTCATGACTCAGGAAAACGTGCGTGCCTTGCGTCACTCGCCGGGGGATGGGAGCGTTTTCGCGCGGCAGGTCGTCAGGCGTGAGGTTCGGGATGGTCGCGAGCGCCTCAGGGCTGTCCGTTTCGGTCTGTGTCTGCTGCAGGCGGCGGGTTTGTTCGACAATTGCGCTGCGTCGCTGCGTGTCGCTTTGTGAATATATGGCGTCAAGGCGGGCTTTTTCTTGCTGTTCGCGCGTGTTCCCCAGATTTTCATCCGGGGTCAGCACAACTGTGGTTCTATGCGTGTTGTTCAAAAAGTGTTCCTGCAAAAGCCTTTCAAAGATATTTTCTCCTTTTGCGAGGCAGTCCTTAATGGCGGCAAGCGGTTTTTCCCAAGCCAGAGGGGTTAGAGGGTCGCCGTCGTACAGCCAGGTGGAGAGCGACCGTATCATGGCGGCAAGACCGCGCGGGAAGCGTCCGGAGTTGTTTTCCCTGTAAGCGAATTCCACGCTGTTCACCGCCGCCTCCACGGCGGAGGGAGCAATGCCGTCTTCCGCGAGGCGGCGAAGCGTGTCGAAGATCAGGTCTTCGGCTTTTTGCACGTTTTCTATGGTCACGCCCTTGAGACCGGTGGAATAATACATCTGCCGCAGGTCTGTTTCGAGACCGCAGCCTGTTGTGTCTTCCCCGAGGCCGGAGCCGATCAGCGCCTTGCGCAGGGGCGAACCCGGCATGCCTTCAAGAATGTGTTCCAGCATTTCCATGCGCAGGGTCTCATCCATGTCGTCCCGTTCGCCGAGCAGCCAGTTGACGGTAAACAGGGCGCGTTTTTCGCCTTCTGCAGCCGCGTATGTTTTTTCAATGCGTCTGGGCAGCGCCTTGTGTTCCTGCAAGGGCACGGCAGAATCCGCATTTTTTTTCGCATAGCCTTCCAGTTCCAGACTGATGCGCCGCAGGCGTTTTTCTTCAGGGTCGTCGCCCCAGAAAAAAAAGCGGGCGTTGCACGGGTGGTAATAGTGCCTGTGAAAGTTGTAAAAAGCCTCATAGGTGAGATTGGGGATATGTTCCGGGTTTCCGCCGGAATCCAGGCTGTACAGCGTGTCGGGAAAGAGGGCATGCTGGCTCTGTTCGGCGAGCACGGAATCAGGCGAGGAATAGGCACCCTTCATTTCATTGTAGACAACGCCTTTGAATGTCCAAGGCCCGTCGGGACTTTCGGCCTCTATGTGCCAGCCCTCCTGGCGGAAGATATCTTTGCTGATGCGGGGGTGAAACACCGCGTCAAGGTAGACGTCGACCAGGTTATAAAAATCTTGCAGATTTGTGCTGGCTACAGGGTAGCAGGTTTTGTCCGGAAAGGTGAATGCGTTTAAAAATGTTTGCAGTGACCCTTTGAGCAGTTCCACAAAGGGTTCCCTGACCGGATATTTTTTTGAGCCGCAGAGCACGGAGTGCTCCAGAATGTGCGCCACACCTGTGGAATCCGACGGCGGTGTGCGAAAGCTCACACCGAAGCACTTGTTTTCGTCCGTGTTTGTGATGGAAAGCAGCAGGGCGTCTGTGGCGTTGTGCCGCCACAGACGTGCCATACCGCCCGCTTCCTTGAGACAGTGTTCCGTAAGCAGTCTGAAGCCGTGTGTGCGCATTGCTTACCTTTCTGCAGGGGTTTTGTTTTTTGCCCCGGCATTCATCATGGCGTGCATGCCCTTGCTGACAGAACTGACGGTTTCGTCAAATTCACGTTGCAGGGACTCCATGAGTTCGCGCACGGAAATGATTTTATTCACGCGAAAGACATTGGCACCGCAAAAGGCGAAACCTCGTTCCAAGTTTCCCTTCATCGCGTTGATGAGCGCCTGGGCGATACAATAGGGCGTTTTTTCCTGTTGGCAGGTGCTCACGCAGTGGAAAATGCATTTGAAAGGCTTTGTCAGTCCCGCGCGCGCGGTCGTGATGAATTCGTTGAGGATGGCCCGGCCGGGCATGCCGACCGGACTTTTGATAATGGTCACGTCTTCCTGTTTTGCGGTGAGATAGCTTTGTTTGAAGCGTTCGTCCGCATCGCATTCATGCGTGGCGACAAAACGCGTGCCCATCTGCACACCGGCTGCCCCCAGATCCAGAAACTGCCTGATGTCCGCGCCTGTATACACGCCGCCTGCGGCAATAACAGGCACGGCGCGTCCTTTTTGATCCTCAAAGGGTTTTACGGCTTCCAGCACCTGGGGCACAAGATTTTCCAGCGCGTGTTCAAAATTTTGAATATTCTCAGGTTTGAAGCCGAGGTGTCCTCCGGCCTTCGGCCCTTCCACCACAAAGGCGTCCGGCAGATAATTGCAGCGGGCGAGCCATTTTTTTGCGAGAATGGTGGCGGCTCTGGCTGAGGAGACAATGGGCACGAGTTTTGTCTTGAATTCCTGCTTCTTTGTTTCGCAAAGTTCCAGCAGGTGACGCGGCAATTCTGTAGGCATGCCCGCGCCGGCAAAAATGATGTCCGCCCTGTTTTCTATGGCTGTGCGTACCATCTGGCTGAAGGTTGTCAGCGCCACCATGATGTTGACGCCGATAATGCCCGTGGTCAGTGCCCTGGCTTTGAGGATTTCCTGCTGCAGTGCGCGGTTGTTGGCTTCCTGGGGATTTTTTGCCACGTCCGGCTCATGCATGCCTATCATGGCGCCGGCGATGACGCCTATACCGCCCTGATTGGCGACAGCCGACGCGAGGCGGGAGAGGGATATGCCGACGCCCATACCTCCCTGGATAACTGGCACCTGCGCTGTGAGATCACCGATTTTCAGTGATGGAAAGGACATGGCATAGCCTCCGTAGATGAATTTGTTTTGATGTATAGTTTGAAAGCGGACAGAATGCAATACAATGAAGCGCGCTTTGCCGTATTGTGCTGTCTCAGGCATGGCCGTATGTCATGATTTATAATCCGGAACTCACGGAAGTATTACGGCATGCCGGAATCGCGCTCCTGACACACTGCCAGCGGCGGCGCGACCGGCTTCCCGCATTCGACACGCCGCCGAATCGACAAGCCGGGTTGCGTTTTCCCAGATAATGTCACTGTGGCGCTCAACCAACGCCCTGTCCTGCGGGCGATCAGAAAAAAGCCAGAGCGCGTCTGAGACGAGCCATGCGTCAATATACCCTGCCGCATCTTTCGCCGTCAGTTTGTGAAGGGCAATCCCGTCGCGCGCGCCTGCCGCTTTTTTGTGTTATACAGGTAGACGTACCCGTCCTTAAAAGTGTGCGCCAGAGGACGCAAAGCAAGATAGCGCACAGCCGTGCAATCGCCGTTGCCGTAAACAAGCTCTCCTGGCGGCACAAGCCGTTGCAGGGCGTCAAGCGCTTCACGATAAACCGCGTAGTCGTTTCCCGGCGTCAGCATGGCCGCCGTTAACGATTCCAGATTCCAGAAGTTGTTTATAGGCATTTTATCATGTAATACAGGATTCTGACGAAACAGATCAGGATGACTGTCAAAAGCCATATACTGGGCGTACACGTCGAGGTCGCTGCCATATCCGCGCCGCCCCGGCGGCAATGGGCACAATGCCGCGCAAGGCGGCCAGCGCGTAAAAAGCGGCAAGAACGACAAAAAAAGCATCTGCCGCCAGACGAAAGTGGACGGATCTGAGGAAGGGCGCGACAGCAAAGGTTTTCCTGGAAGAACTTATGAATCCGCGACGACGAAAAATTGAAGACAGCAACCAATTCACACAGTACACCTGACCTCTCCGCCGGACAGCAATGAATCAATGCCAAACATTTGTTGCACCATGCCGGCAATCTGCGTTTGTGTTTTTGGCAGGGCGCGTTCTTCCCAGTCTTGGCCCACAAGCCAGAGAGGAACACGGCGGGCTTGTTCCGTCACGTCGCAGTGGCGGCGGTCGTTATCCATGCCGTGGTCGCTTGTGATCAGCGCCGCATAGCCCGCATCAAGCCAGTGCGGCAGAAAACGGGCCAGCAGAGCGTCCGCGTTACGCGCCGCATCACGGTAGGCGGGCGAATCCGCGCCGTGCATGTGCCCGGCATGGTCAATGCCCATGGAATGCACGAGAAGGATGTGCGGCTGATATTGCAGGCGCAGCCATTCCGCATCGTGAAAAAGTTCATCATCTGGGTAAGCGTCGCTGCTGTAAAAAAGTCCGTGCGCGATTGGCAGGGTCACGTCGTTTGTCAGGCGGTGCTGACCGGCCACAAAAGGAGCGGCGTTGCAGAGTTCGCTTATCCAGCAATAGGCCGCGGCCGCTGTGACAAGCCCGTTTTTCTGTGCCAGGTGAAAAATGGTGGGCGTTGGGCACAGGCGCGCGTCGTCATTGTGGACAATGCCGGTTAAAACCGGCGCGTGTCCGCTGAGCAGCGTCGCATAGATCGGGCGTGAGAACGGCGGCAGCTCGGCTGTGAGTTCGACATAGCCCGCGGCGCCGGCCCGTTCAAGCGAGCGTACATAGCTGAAACAACGGCGTGCTGTTGCGGCGCGCAGCCCGTCCAGCAGTATAATCATGAGATGCCGGTTCATCGTGTTCACCAGTCTCCTTTTCCGGTCGGGCGTTCGGGGAACGAGAGCGACGGGGCAAGATTATACAGTTGTGCGGCCGTGATGCCCTGCACGGAGAACGTTTCTTTCAGCCATTGGAGAAAACGGTAAATTTTTTGCAGCAGGGCGTCTGTAGCTGATTGATCCGGCACGTTGGGCGATGCGCCGGGCAGCATTTCCGAAGAATGCCAGAACAGATGCAGCACCCGTCCGCCGCGGGCCGCATGCAGACGGCTTGCGAGACGCATGATGCGGCTTGAGTGCCAGATAGGGTTGGCGCTTGCGACTCCCCAGAAATGAAAAGAATCCAGCAGCAGTGGCGGGCGGGCAATGGCGTGCCAGCAGCGCGCGAGCTCCGGCAAAAGCGCAATCTGGGTTATGGGCGCTTCCAGCAGGCGTAGGCCGGGCGCGTCCTCGGCCCAGTAGGGGTCTGCGGGCGCGAGAAAGTGATCCGGCCCGCCGGGATAGGCGCGTAACGGGCAGACCGAACTGTCCAGCGTTATGCCAGCCTCGGCCAGCAGGGGGCGCACCTGTGATTTCAAGTCCCATCTGCCCATGCGAAAACTTGTCAGCGGCGCGGATTGCAGCTCTTGGCCGGTGACAAGCAGTGTGCGCAGGCGTCGGCGCAGCAAATTGCGCTCAAGACGGTGTGTGCGTTCCGGCGGGCATGTGCCCGCGCGTGTCTCCGCCGTCAGCGGATGGGTGCTCCAGTGGTGCAGATGCGCGCCTATTTCCGCACCCAAGTCGTCGCGCATAAAGGCCAGCGTCGCCCTTGTCTCGGGGTCGGCTAAAACCGTATAGGCGCAGAACAGCGTCAGGGGAAAATTCAGCTCCCGCGTCAGGGGGGCAAGGCGGGGCAGCAGCGCCACATTGCGCACGCCGCAACCTGCCGCGGCATAGCGGCCTGAAAAAAGCCCCTCTTCTTCCACGTCAAGGCTCACTATGACGAACAGCGGCTGTTTGTCCGGGGGGGCGTTGGCGTCGGGCTGGCGTGTGCTGGCGTCGGCAATGTTCATCTTGTCTGCGTGTATATATGATAAGCAGTCGCGGAGCAAAGCGCAAAATCAAAGCCGGAGTGATAAGTCTTTCGGCCGGCGCCCTAACGGCAGTCATACAAGGGTCAATCGGCAAAATACGCTGCTGCGGTTTTTGATGGAAGTTGAGGCGGGGAATTGGCGTCAGTTCAAAAAATTTTTGACTCGGATACATGCCCCGGCAGACGATGCAGCGTCGGCTCGTCAACAGCGCGCATAAGGCGGCCGATGTACTGTATTTGTCGTCGCCGGGCTTCATGGCCGCGCGTGTCGGCATATCGGCATACGGCCTCATACAGTTTCGGCGGCAGATTCAGTTTGCGGAGCGCCTCCGGGTCAAGGCGGGTCAGTCGGGCTCCGACATTTTGCAGGGCCAGACTGCGGCGTTTGTGGGCAGAACGGCTGGATTTGGTGTTTCCCCCCTCGTTTTGCACGGTCTCATCCTGCCGTTGGAAGCGTTGCTTGCGCGGCATGACGCCTCAGACGAGAATGCCCAGAATCACGCCGGCGAGCACAACCGGCGAAATGGCGCCGTTCAGGGTAAAAAATGCCGTGTTGACGTGGCGCAGGTCTTCGGCATTCATCAGCCGGTGCTCTGTAAAAAGCAGCACGGCGATGCCGGCGCAGATGCAGAACCAAGGCCAGGAAAGCCCGGCCGCGGCGCCCGCGAGCGACAGAAAAACGGCTGTCATGCAATGAGAAAAGGCCGCAATGGCCAAAGCGGTTTTGGTGCCGTACACAGACGGTACGGAATACAGGCCGAAGGCTTTGTCAAAATCCATATCCTGAAAGGAGTAATAGATGTCAAAGGCCGCCACCCAGAACGTGACGGCAAAAAAGAGCAGCACCGGCGCCAGATTCATGCTCCCCGGCGTCACGCTTATCCACCCGGCAAGCGGCGCAAGCCCCAGGGTTGCGCCGAGCCAGAAGTGGCAAAGTGATGTAAAACGCTTGAGCAAGCTGTAGGCGGCCGCAAAAAGCAGGGCAGGCGCGGAGAGCCGGAGGCAAAGGTTGTTCAGGGCGGCGCAGGAGGCGATAAAAATGAGAGCCGTGACCCCGCAGAAAGCCCAGGTTTGGCGCACGCTGATGCGGCCGGAGACAAGAGGGCGTTTGCACGTGCGGGGGTTGGCGCGGTCAAGGGGCAGATCAGCAAGACGATTGAAGGCCATGGCAAAGGAGCGCACAGCTGCCATGGCGATGGTGAGGAAAATCAGGCTTTGTACGGGGGGCAGGCCGCGCGCGGCCAAGACGGCGCCGGCCCAGGCGTAGGGCAGGGCAAAGACGGAGTGTTCAATTTTTATCATGCTGCAAATGTCGGCAAACTGGCCGAGAGGGGCGCGCATGCTGTTATTCATAATTCACTTTCTTATCTTCCGCAGTCAGTGGGGTCGCTGTGCAATTTATCAAGCGCGTGGGGCAGGGTGGGCAGCACGGCGGCCAGATTTTCGCGTACTGCTATATGGCTGCCGGGCAAATTGATGATGATGCTTTGCCCGAGCACCCCCGTCTCGGCGCGGGATATCGCCGCGTGCGGCGTGACGGTCAGACTGGCGGCCAGCATGGCATGACGCAGGCCGGGCAGGGGCAAGTCAATAACCCCGGCCGTGACCTGTGGAGAAATGTCGCGGGGGGAAAGACCCGTGCCGCCGGTGGTGCAGATGAGGTCATAGCCTTCTGTCAGCGCAAGATCCGTGAGCAGGGCGCGCAGCATGTCCGGCTCGTCCGGCAGGAGAAAGCCCTGACTGTGGCAAAGCGGCAGGATTTGGGCAACCATTTCGGCAATGGCCGGGCCGCTTTTGTCCTCACGCTCGCCGTGAAAACCCTTGTCGGAAAGCGTCACCCAGGCCAGGCTGCGGCCATCTTTACGCGTTTCAAGGGTGCATTCGTCCCCCGGCGGCATATCTGCGCGCGCTGTGAGCAGCGGACAGCACAGAGCGTGGGAGTGGGAGGGCAGACGTATATGGCCTGTAACGGCAAAACGCGCGTCATGGCTTTCGTGGCTCTGGACGAGTTGTGTGCCCACGGGCATAAAAGGCAGGGAGTGCGGCGGACTGACTGCGCGGTGAGCCCGCAGACCGACAGGGCAGGAAACGTCCGCACGGAGCAGGGGCAGGCTTTCACCTGCGGCGCACGGGCAGAGGCGCAGGACAAGGTTCATGTTAAAGTCTCCGTTTGTTGCAGCAAACTATTGTAGCCGCAAGCGCAATGCGTTACAAGCAATAAAAGAGGTTTTGATTTTTCGCTGTGCGCTTTAGTGCATTATAACAATGA contains the following coding sequences:
- a CDS encoding alkaline phosphatase family protein — its product is MNRHLMIILLDGLRAATARRCFSYVRSLERAGAAGYVELTAELPPFSRPIYATLLSGHAPVLTGIVHNDDARLCPTPTIFHLAQKNGLVTAAAAYCWISELCNAAPFVAGQHRLTNDVTLPIAHGLFYSSDAYPDDELFHDAEWLRLQYQPHILLVHSMGIDHAGHMHGADSPAYRDAARNADALLARFLPHWLDAGYAALITSDHGMDNDRRHCDVTEQARRVPLWLVGQDWEERALPKTQTQIAGMVQQMFGIDSLLSGGEVRCTV
- a CDS encoding insulinase family protein; protein product: MRTHGFRLLTEHCLKEAGGMARLWRHNATDALLLSITNTDENKCFGVSFRTPPSDSTGVAHILEHSVLCGSKKYPVREPFVELLKGSLQTFLNAFTFPDKTCYPVASTNLQDFYNLVDVYLDAVFHPRISKDIFRQEGWHIEAESPDGPWTFKGVVYNEMKGAYSSPDSVLAEQSQHALFPDTLYSLDSGGNPEHIPNLTYEAFYNFHRHYYHPCNARFFFWGDDPEEKRLRRISLELEGYAKKNADSAVPLQEHKALPRRIEKTYAAAEGEKRALFTVNWLLGERDDMDETLRMEMLEHILEGMPGSPLRKALIGSGLGEDTTGCGLETDLRQMYYSTGLKGVTIENVQKAEDLIFDTLRRLAEDGIAPSAVEAAVNSVEFAYRENNSGRFPRGLAAMIRSLSTWLYDGDPLTPLAWEKPLAAIKDCLAKGENIFERLLQEHFLNNTHRTTVVLTPDENLGNTREQQEKARLDAIYSQSDTQRRSAIVEQTRRLQQTQTETDSPEALATIPNLTPDDLPRENAPIPRRVTQGTHVFLSHELPTNGIAYISLLLPIRRLPDNLVPLLPVFVRSLTELGTARHDFTQFGELVAAKTGGVGANHLTGVTFGKRGIINYLSISGKTVYEKIPDLFQILQEILLEHLNDPAAATERLQQMLLEEKARLEYVLQTAGNATVSLRLRARFTGADALAERTCGLTYLNSVRYLLKQLKTRPETLLGDLETLRSLLLARAGAIFDCTAEGCGIARAENEARALLAALPEGEEGDSLPPQPMSLPEAEAFLAPVMINYVGKAANIYDQGYSYHGSASVILRYLRMGRLWEQVRVRGGAYGTSCGLDRLSGTLVCSSYRDPNVDQTLAAFDGMADFLRSVTPDAEQLSRAIVGAIGDMDAYLLPDAKGALSLLRWLTRDSDETRQQIREEMFAVTPRHFRAFADVLAEVAKKGAVCVLGGRQAKETAQTRGWTVQKLL
- a CDS encoding DHH family phosphoesterase; amino-acid sequence: MTNNEYTARIKHWRQSLDKTDRWCIIINADPDALACALTLQRIMLHRTHSVDIMRVNAVTRPDNLAMIRYLRIPVKVWQPEKASQYTHFAIVDSQPHHNKAFEEIPFSLIIDHHPSSPDAACVPAPADTFCFISPDLGAASTMLARFLHVLRIRPTARLATALLYGIRSDTATFERAGGDRDLRAWQWLSRYADNNLLRRIIRSEYLREWLPLFGLAFRSLTDCRSGAYAALNNVNSADLLVAVADFFTKVHGLRWIAVSGVVDRSVVVVVFRGDGGRDIGRLADACFHDIGKAGGHRNMGRAEFPFSAVPAGVKLSDFVLQRLQTRKLRRAGTALPQPVDG
- a CDS encoding 4-hydroxybenzoate octaprenyltransferase, translating into MNNSMRAPLGQFADICSMIKIEHSVFALPYAWAGAVLAARGLPPVQSLIFLTIAMAAVRSFAMAFNRLADLPLDRANPRTCKRPLVSGRISVRQTWAFCGVTALIFIASCAALNNLCLRLSAPALLFAAAYSLLKRFTSLCHFWLGATLGLAPLAGWISVTPGSMNLAPVLLFFAVTFWVAAFDIYYSFQDMDFDKAFGLYSVPSVYGTKTALAIAAFSHCMTAVFLSLAGAAAGLSWPWFCICAGIAVLLFTEHRLMNAEDLRHVNTAFFTLNGAISPVVLAGVILGILV
- the yjgA gene encoding ribosome biogenesis factor YjgA, whose amino-acid sequence is MPRKQRFQRQDETVQNEGGNTKSSRSAHKRRSLALQNVGARLTRLDPEALRKLNLPPKLYEAVCRYADTRGHEARRRQIQYIGRLMRAVDEPTLHRLPGHVSESKIF
- a CDS encoding MogA/MoaB family molybdenum cofactor biosynthesis protein produces the protein MNLVLRLCPCAAGESLPLLRADVSCPVGLRAHRAVSPPHSLPFMPVGTQLVQSHESHDARFAVTGHIRLPSHSHALCCPLLTARADMPPGDECTLETRKDGRSLAWVTLSDKGFHGEREDKSGPAIAEMVAQILPLCHSQGFLLPDEPDMLRALLTDLALTEGYDLICTTGGTGLSPRDISPQVTAGVIDLPLPGLRHAMLAASLTVTPHAAISRAETGVLGQSIIINLPGSHIAVRENLAAVLPTLPHALDKLHSDPTDCGR
- a CDS encoding NAD(P)H-dependent flavin oxidoreductase, producing MSFPSLKIGDLTAQVPVIQGGMGVGISLSRLASAVANQGGIGVIAGAMIGMHEPDVAKNPQEANNRALQQEILKARALTTGIIGVNIMVALTTFSQMVRTAIENRADIIFAGAGMPTELPRHLLELCETKKQEFKTKLVPIVSSARAATILAKKWLARCNYLPDAFVVEGPKAGGHLGFKPENIQNFEHALENLVPQVLEAVKPFEDQKGRAVPVIAAGGVYTGADIRQFLDLGAAGVQMGTRFVATHECDADERFKQSYLTAKQEDVTIIKSPVGMPGRAILNEFITTARAGLTKPFKCIFHCVSTCQQEKTPYCIAQALINAMKGNLERGFAFCGANVFRVNKIISVRELMESLQREFDETVSSVSKGMHAMMNAGAKNKTPAER
- a CDS encoding polysaccharide deacetylase family protein, yielding MNIADASTRQPDANAPPDKQPLFVIVSLDVEEEGLFSGRYAAAGCGVRNVALLPRLAPLTRELNFPLTLFCAYTVLADPETRATLAFMRDDLGAEIGAHLHHWSTHPLTAETRAGTCPPERTHRLERNLLRRRLRTLLVTGQELQSAPLTSFRMGRWDLKSQVRPLLAEAGITLDSSVCPLRAYPGGPDHFLAPADPYWAEDAPGLRLLEAPITQIALLPELARCWHAIARPPLLLDSFHFWGVASANPIWHSSRIMRLASRLHAARGGRVLHLFWHSSEMLPGASPNVPDQSATDALLQKIYRFLQWLKETFSVQGITAAQLYNLAPSLSFPERPTGKGDW